A stretch of Corallococcus macrosporus DNA encodes these proteins:
- a CDS encoding metallophosphoesterase has protein sequence MDEALLRKALARADAAVAKGPHAVEADGRRRTVHVAMGDPQADFDRVLSILSRHGLLDGDGGLRPDVCLVSVGDYFDWGPAADRERVALSALRLVAWLASHPADQAVMLLGNHDLGRVGELADFTDETFRAARVEADRVYAGDDTDAAAERDFLRRWPGLPSAELAARDFSTWTAEQRAWVEHLLRARRFRVAHAAGDSLLVLHAGVTREDLEVVGLESSRWADARAVAEALNGVMDRAVAAWKGGPLVLPGLHHPGNAKDGEGVGIFYQRPSLSTEDAERVRGTPRRRFDPRRLPLGLSQVVGHTRDKRVRELVSPGPVRDGVLRHLVTDGARVDYAHGPPPVTGPGEAVMVFTDGAMREGRAEDFQLFDLDARRAVPLMP, from the coding sequence ATGGACGAAGCGCTCTTGAGGAAGGCGCTGGCTCGCGCCGACGCGGCGGTGGCGAAGGGGCCGCACGCGGTGGAGGCGGATGGCCGGCGCCGCACGGTGCACGTGGCGATGGGGGACCCGCAGGCGGACTTCGACCGGGTGCTGTCCATCCTCTCGCGGCATGGGCTGCTGGACGGGGATGGAGGGCTGCGCCCGGACGTGTGCCTGGTATCCGTGGGCGATTACTTCGACTGGGGTCCCGCGGCCGACCGCGAGCGCGTGGCACTGAGCGCGCTGCGGCTGGTGGCGTGGCTCGCGTCGCATCCGGCGGATCAAGCCGTGATGCTCCTGGGCAACCACGACCTGGGACGCGTGGGGGAGCTGGCGGACTTCACGGATGAGACCTTCCGCGCCGCGAGGGTGGAGGCGGACCGGGTCTACGCGGGGGATGACACCGACGCGGCGGCGGAGCGTGACTTCCTCCGGCGCTGGCCCGGATTGCCGAGCGCGGAGCTGGCGGCGCGGGACTTCAGCACCTGGACCGCGGAGCAGCGTGCGTGGGTGGAGCACCTGCTGCGTGCGCGGAGGTTCCGCGTCGCGCATGCGGCCGGGGATTCGCTGCTGGTGCTACATGCGGGCGTTACACGTGAGGACCTGGAGGTCGTGGGGCTTGAGTCCTCGCGGTGGGCGGATGCGCGCGCGGTGGCGGAGGCGCTCAACGGCGTGATGGACCGGGCGGTGGCGGCGTGGAAGGGCGGGCCGCTCGTGCTGCCGGGGTTGCACCATCCGGGCAATGCGAAGGATGGCGAAGGCGTGGGCATCTTCTACCAGCGGCCCAGCCTGTCCACGGAGGACGCGGAGCGCGTGCGGGGGACGCCCCGGCGCAGGTTCGATCCCCGGCGCTTGCCGCTGGGGTTGTCCCAGGTGGTGGGCCACACGCGGGACAAGCGGGTGCGGGAGCTGGTGTCACCCGGGCCCGTGCGCGACGGAGTGCTGCGCCACCTGGTGACGGACGGGGCGCGCGTGGACTACGCGCACGGTCCGCCGCCAGTGACGGGGCCGGGTGAAGCGGTGATGGTCTTCACGGATGGCGCCATGCGCGAGGGCCGCGCGGAGGACTTCCAGCTGTTCGACCTGGACGCGCGGCGCGCGGTGCCGCTGATGCCGTAG
- a CDS encoding thioredoxin family protein, with amino-acid sequence MRSLLACLLLSGSIACTATNANAPASASAESHAEGPLPFIPDDYARALADAKAKGVPLFVDTWAPWCHTCRSMRAYVFTDKALAKHADRFVWLELNTDLTQNATFQEKYPVEFWPTFFIIDPREEKALLRFAGSATVPQLERLFEDGERAYQGGATGADALLARGDALYGERKPAEAAEALSLALAEAPADWSRRGRALESLLMAQYGAKQYVPCAQKAVAELPNVPRSLNLANSVLNGLTCALAIPEGTPEAVDLRHALEAKARDVLAPPAIDMEADDRSGLYEVLVEARKQDKDTAGAKQVAQEWLTFLEGEAAKAPNPEARTVFDSHRMLAAMTLEQPQRAIPALEQSEKDLPQDYNPPARLATLYRLSGRLDDALAANDRALARVQGARRLSVLSGRADIQVARKDTAGAVKTLEEALTFAKTLPAAQVSPRQVESLEKKLAGLKSPAAVPGAAP; translated from the coding sequence ATGCGCTCCCTCCTCGCCTGCCTGCTCCTGTCGGGGTCCATCGCCTGCACGGCTACGAACGCCAACGCGCCCGCGTCCGCGTCCGCCGAGTCCCATGCCGAAGGCCCGCTGCCCTTCATCCCGGACGACTACGCCCGCGCGCTCGCGGACGCGAAGGCGAAGGGCGTGCCCCTGTTCGTCGACACCTGGGCGCCGTGGTGTCACACCTGCCGCTCCATGCGTGCGTATGTCTTCACGGACAAGGCGCTGGCGAAGCACGCGGACCGCTTCGTGTGGCTGGAGCTGAACACCGACCTGACCCAGAACGCGACGTTCCAGGAGAAGTACCCGGTGGAGTTCTGGCCCACCTTCTTCATCATCGACCCGCGCGAGGAGAAGGCCCTGCTGCGCTTCGCTGGCAGCGCGACGGTGCCGCAACTGGAGCGCCTCTTCGAGGACGGCGAGCGCGCCTACCAGGGCGGTGCCACCGGTGCGGACGCGCTGCTCGCCCGGGGTGACGCGCTCTACGGCGAGCGCAAGCCGGCGGAGGCCGCGGAGGCCCTGTCGCTCGCGCTCGCGGAGGCTCCCGCGGACTGGTCCCGCCGGGGCCGCGCGCTGGAGTCGCTGCTGATGGCGCAGTACGGGGCGAAGCAGTACGTGCCCTGCGCTCAGAAGGCGGTGGCGGAGCTGCCCAACGTGCCGCGTTCGCTCAACCTGGCCAACAGCGTCCTCAACGGCCTGACCTGCGCGCTGGCCATCCCGGAGGGCACGCCCGAGGCCGTGGACCTGCGCCACGCGCTGGAGGCGAAGGCGCGCGACGTGCTGGCGCCGCCCGCCATCGACATGGAGGCGGATGACCGCTCCGGTCTGTACGAGGTGCTGGTGGAGGCGCGCAAGCAGGACAAGGACACGGCGGGCGCGAAGCAGGTGGCGCAGGAGTGGCTGACGTTCCTGGAGGGCGAGGCCGCGAAGGCGCCGAACCCCGAGGCGCGTACGGTGTTCGACTCGCACCGGATGCTCGCGGCGATGACGCTGGAGCAGCCGCAGCGGGCCATCCCCGCGCTGGAGCAGAGCGAGAAGGACCTGCCCCAGGACTACAACCCGCCCGCGCGGCTCGCGACGCTGTACCGCCTGTCGGGCCGGCTCGACGACGCGCTCGCCGCGAACGACCGGGCCCTGGCGCGCGTGCAGGGCGCGAGGCGGCTGTCCGTCCTCTCCGGCCGCGCGGACATCCAGGTCGCGCGCAAGGACACCGCGGGCGCGGTGAAGACGTTGGAGGAGGCGCTGACCTTCGCGAAGACGCTGCCCGCCGCGCAGGTGTCTCCGCGTCAGGTGGAATCGCTGGAGAAGAAGCTCGCCGGCCTCAAGAGCCCGGCCGCCGTCCCGGGCGCCGCGCCGTAG
- a CDS encoding amino acid deaminase/aldolase, translating to MPRDYAYYARALEGRRLPLAFADLDLLEENAAALLRRAGGLPVRVATKSVRCVALLRRVLDGHPGFQGLMCFSADEAVRLRERGFTDLLMGYPVVDAEALAELCRPPAPVTLMVDSAEHVALAARAARRHGTRAPLCLDVDLSVDLPGLRFGVHRSPVRSAEDALAVAKRIEAEGDAVFLAGVMGYEAQLAGVPDAAPHAGAKNVVIRALKRASVGRVHARRQAVVAALKAAGFAPRFVNGGGTGSLESTREDASVTELTAGSGLYSPALFDGYRGFQHQPAVAFAIPVTRRPGPGLFTLQGGGYVASGSAGVDKLPVPYLPEGAKLLPLEGAGEVQTPIAYTGPVPLPLGAPVFFRHAKAGEVCEHFRTLLLISGGRVVEEVPTYRGEWG from the coding sequence ATGCCGCGTGATTACGCCTACTACGCCCGGGCCCTGGAAGGACGGCGGCTGCCGCTGGCCTTCGCGGACCTGGACCTCCTGGAGGAGAACGCGGCGGCGCTGCTGCGGCGCGCGGGGGGCCTGCCGGTGCGGGTGGCCACGAAGTCGGTGCGGTGCGTCGCGCTGCTGCGGCGCGTGCTCGACGGGCATCCCGGCTTCCAGGGCCTCATGTGCTTCAGCGCCGACGAGGCCGTGCGCCTGCGCGAGCGCGGCTTTACCGACCTGCTCATGGGCTACCCCGTCGTGGATGCCGAGGCCCTGGCGGAGCTGTGCCGGCCGCCAGCGCCCGTGACGCTGATGGTGGACTCGGCCGAGCACGTGGCGCTCGCCGCCCGGGCGGCCCGCCGGCACGGGACGCGCGCGCCGCTGTGCCTGGACGTGGACCTGTCCGTGGACCTGCCGGGGCTGCGCTTCGGGGTGCACCGCTCGCCGGTGCGCTCGGCGGAGGACGCGCTGGCGGTGGCGAAGCGCATCGAAGCGGAAGGGGACGCCGTGTTCCTCGCGGGCGTCATGGGCTACGAGGCGCAGCTCGCGGGCGTGCCGGACGCCGCGCCGCACGCGGGGGCGAAGAACGTGGTCATCCGCGCGCTCAAGCGGGCTTCCGTGGGCCGCGTGCATGCGCGCAGGCAGGCGGTGGTGGCCGCGCTGAAGGCCGCGGGCTTCGCGCCGCGCTTCGTGAACGGTGGCGGCACCGGCAGCCTGGAGTCCACGCGCGAGGACGCGAGCGTCACGGAGCTGACCGCGGGCAGCGGCCTGTACTCGCCCGCGCTCTTCGACGGCTATCGCGGCTTCCAGCACCAGCCCGCGGTGGCGTTCGCCATCCCCGTCACGCGGCGCCCGGGGCCGGGCCTCTTCACGCTCCAGGGCGGCGGCTACGTGGCCTCCGGCTCGGCGGGCGTGGACAAGCTGCCCGTGCCCTACCTGCCCGAGGGCGCGAAGCTGCTCCCGCTGGAGGGCGCGGGCGAGGTGCAGACGCCCATCGCCTACACGGGCCCGGTGCCGCTGCCCCTGGGCGCGCCGGTGTTCTTCCGGCACGCGAAGGCGGGCGAGGTGTGCGAACACTTCCGCACGCTGCTGCTCATCTCCGGGGGCCGCGTCGTGGAAGAGGTTCCGACCTACCGGGGCGAATGGGGCTGA
- a CDS encoding LuxR C-terminal-related transcriptional regulator — protein sequence MIDLISEDQRLLQELEGLLEGLEPGSEALPAVLAALRGALRAERTAAYGVDVGPDRYHTAFVHGVGFPQPPSVLTEAFDASLPPAGSRFGYFDPARPPLAQRNRAMRFSPLGMPEPLRALPITGEGEGPLWERLGLSEAEWEHARVQLAGNTSNLYRRLGLEHLAQLRVLVCEGDMLLGWVGAFRSEPFTEREQRLLQALTPAIQRRMAMDRRLREAGLLGPALGAALEVLGRPAWVVTFSGRVMHANKAGQARWEQDSQALAAQVRECLRSPPGTGPLFSSGPLRTQGLPDHYLVLDPGPPTDPTSRLPVLTQRWGLTAREAQVLEHVVQGETNKAIALHLGCAERTVEVHVTHLLNKAQVESRSALISRFFQS from the coding sequence GTGATTGATTTGATTTCCGAGGACCAACGCCTCTTGCAGGAGCTGGAGGGCCTGCTGGAGGGGTTGGAGCCCGGCTCCGAGGCCCTGCCGGCGGTCCTCGCCGCGCTCCGAGGCGCCCTGCGCGCGGAGCGGACGGCGGCCTACGGCGTGGATGTGGGCCCGGACCGCTACCACACGGCCTTCGTGCACGGCGTGGGGTTCCCGCAGCCGCCCTCGGTCCTCACGGAGGCCTTCGACGCCTCGCTGCCGCCGGCGGGGAGCCGGTTCGGCTACTTCGACCCTGCCCGTCCGCCGCTGGCCCAGCGCAACCGGGCGATGCGCTTCTCGCCGCTGGGCATGCCGGAGCCGCTGCGCGCCCTGCCCATCACCGGTGAGGGCGAGGGGCCGTTATGGGAGCGGCTGGGCCTGAGCGAGGCGGAGTGGGAGCACGCCCGGGTGCAACTGGCCGGGAACACCTCGAATCTCTATCGGCGTCTGGGATTGGAGCACCTGGCGCAGCTGCGGGTGCTGGTGTGCGAAGGCGACATGCTGCTGGGCTGGGTGGGCGCCTTCCGCTCCGAGCCCTTCACGGAGCGGGAGCAGCGGCTGCTCCAGGCGCTGACGCCCGCCATCCAGCGGCGCATGGCCATGGACCGGCGGCTGCGCGAGGCGGGCCTGCTGGGTCCGGCCCTGGGCGCGGCGCTGGAGGTGCTGGGGCGGCCCGCGTGGGTCGTCACGTTCAGCGGCCGGGTGATGCACGCGAACAAGGCGGGCCAGGCGCGCTGGGAGCAGGACTCGCAGGCGCTGGCGGCGCAGGTGCGCGAGTGTCTGCGGAGCCCGCCGGGCACGGGGCCGTTGTTCTCCTCCGGCCCGCTGCGCACGCAGGGGCTGCCGGACCACTACCTGGTGCTGGACCCCGGACCGCCGACGGATCCGACGTCGCGCCTGCCGGTGCTGACGCAGCGCTGGGGACTCACCGCGCGTGAGGCGCAGGTGCTGGAGCACGTGGTGCAGGGGGAGACGAACAAGGCCATTGCCCTGCACCTGGGCTGCGCCGAGCGCACGGTGGAGGTGCACGTCACGCACCTGTTGAACAAGGCGCAGGTGGAGAGCCGGTCCGCGCTCATCTCGCGCTTCTTCCAGTCCTGA